The window CCCGGCGTGCGGCGTCCGAGTACGAAGCAGTGGTACATGCGGGGCGTGACCACGCTCAACAACTGGGGTGAGCCCGGCGACCTCGCCGTCGCCGGCAACTGGAGCTGACCAGCCGAGAGGACCGGGCGGCTACGGCCGCCCGGTACGAAACCGGCTGCCGCCCTCGTCGAAGACGACATCACCGGAGCGAACAGCGACTGACCATGATCTGACCTGGCAAGTGAGTATCCGCACCGCCGACTCTGGGTCCTCCAAGCGTCACCGTCCGGAGGCAACCCATGGTCCGATCGCTCGTTCCGCCGACAGACGACGCCACGCGCTCACCGATGTCCCCGCCCGCCGCCTGGACCGCCAGCCTGGCGGCCACCGCAGCGTCCACCTACGCGTTGGACGTCTGCGCGACCGCCGCCGGAGCCGGTCTGGTCGCCTCCGGGTCACTCGCCGAACTCGGCCATCGACCGGTGCTGGCCTTCCTCCTCGTGACCTACACGGTCTGGGTGTTCGGGCTGCACGCCAACGTGAAGGCGAACGCGTCTCTGCTGTCAGCGACCGGGACGAGCACCAACGTGCTGTCCAAACTGGCGTACGACATCACCCGACGCCGGTGGGGCGAGGGCCGCGCCGCTCGCCTGGCCGCCGCCGTGGGATACACCGGCACCGAGGTCGCCAAGGAGGTGCCGTACTACACGGCCGCGTTCGGTGCCGCCGCCGTAACCGACTCGATCACCACTGATGAGGCACTCGTCTTCCTCGCCGGCGCCAACCTCGGCGCCGCGCTCTACGAAGCCGCACTCGCCCGCCTCACCCGGATCCTCCTTCGCCGACGATGCGGACCCGCGTCGTTCGACACGGACTGGGTGCCGGCCGAGTACCTCACCGACTACTACCGCACCGTCGAGCCGGACGAGATCGCAACGATCGCGTTCCTCGTCGACGCGATGCGGCACGCCGAACGCGATCAGCCGATCCTCTACTTCGGGACCGGTCCCACCCTGCATCACGTGTTCGCGTGCGCCGAGACAGCATCCGAGATCCATCTCGGCGACTATCTGCCGGAGAACCTGGCCGAGATCCAACGATGGATCGACCGTGCACCGGACGCCCACGACTGGCGGCCATTCGTCCGCTACACCCTGCAGTGCGAGGGCAACACCGGCCCGACCGACGACGACGTGACCGCACGCGAAGACCTCACCAGAGCAAAGATCACCACCTTGGTACGGGTGGACGCCCGCCACCCACAACCGGTGAATCGGAACTACCCGACGGTGGTCAGCGCCTACTGCGCGGACTCGGCGACCGGCGACCGCGCCACCTGGGAACTGTTCATGCGTCATATCACCGGCCTGGTTCAGCCGGGCGGTCTCTTCCTCACCGCGGCATTGCGCCGGTGCCGCGGATACACGGTCGGCGGCAAGACCTTCCCCGGCGCCGACATCGACGAGCGTGACCTGCGGGCGGCCCTACGGCCCGACTTCGACCTGCCGCACGAGGGGATCGAAGTGATACACACGGCTCAGCACGATTCCCACGGCTACACCGCGATCCTTCTCTGCCGGGCATACCGCGCCCAGCCGGCCCGCACGCGGATTGTCGGCTAGTTGCCGGCACGGCCCCGCCGGGACGCCGACACTGTTCTTCATGGCGAACCTGGGCGACGTCATGGACGACGTTCGGTGGCAGGGCTTCGTCGGCCGAGCGGCGCAGGTGGCCGCCTTCGACGACGCCCTGGCCGGACGGTCGGAGCGCCGCGTGCTGTTCGTCCACGGTCCCGGCGGCGTCGGCAAGACCACTCTCCTGCTGTATCTGCGCAGCCGGGCGCGGCGAGCCGGCCGTCGCGCCGTCTACCTGGACGGCAGCGCTCTCGATCCGTCCCCGGAAGGCTTCGTGCACGCCGTCCAGTCAGCCGACACCGGCACCGCGCCGGTGCTGCTGGTCGACGGATACGAGCATCTCGCCCCGATCGACGGCTGGTTACGCCGCGACCTCATCCCCACTCTGCCCGCCGACGGTGTCGTGGTCGTCGCCGGCCGCGACGCGCCCGCGCCGGCCTGGCGGGCCGATCTGGGCTGGCGGGGACTGGTCGCCGTGCACTGCCTGGGCAACCTGGACGAGGCCGACAGCACCGCCCTGCTCGAGCGGGCCGGTGTCGCCGCACCGGACCGGGAGGCGATCATGCGGTTGGGCCGTGGCCACCCACTCGCGCTCGCCCTGCTCGCCGACGCGGCGCTGACCGGCACGGTGCCGAAAACCCTCGCCGACGCGCCGGACCTGATCTCGGCACTGATCGCGTCGATGGTGCACGACGCACCGACCGACGCCCACCTGGTCGGCCTGGGCACCTGCGCCAAGGTGTTGCTGACCACCGAGGACCTGTTGCGGCGGACGGTCGGCGACGACGCACCGCGGGTCTGGGAGTGGCTGCGGGATCGGCCGTTCGTCACCGTCAGGCCGCACGGCCTGACACCGCACGACTTGACGCGCGCCGTTCTGGAGGCCGAGTTCGAGCGGCGCTTCCCCGACCGTTACCGCGATCTGCACAGGATCATCCACGACTACGTCGTCACCGGTCTGCTCACCTCCTCCGGCACGCATCGTCAGCTGCTCGCACAGCAACTCGCCCAGCTGCACCGGGAAGGTCCGTTCAGCGCCCAGTTCCGCGCCGTGGCAACGGACGGAACCGTCGCACTGGCGCGGGCGCGCCCGGAGGAACTTCCCGGTGCCGCCGAGCTGATCGGCACTCATGTGGGTCCCCGGTCGGCCGAGCTGGCCCACGGCTGGTTCACCGAGCGGCCGGCCGGTGCCAGTGTGGTGCGTGTCGGGGACGGCATCGGCGGCTTCGTCTACCACGCGCGATGCCCGTCCGGTTCCCTCACCGAAAATCAGGATCCGGTGATACGTGCGATTCTCGATCATGTCGCCCGCACCGCACCCTTGAGACCCGGTGAGCAGATCGACGTATCGCGGTTCATGTTCGGTCACGACGGCGAGCAGAGTGACGCGTACGCGGTCTTCGCCGGTTCCATCTCCTCGATCATCGAATGGTGCGGCCGGCCGCTCGCGTGGGCTTTCATCGTGTCGGTGGAACCGTCGTTCTGGGGCCCCTTCTTCGACTATCTCGCCTTCCGCGAGATCCTCGAGGTGACCTTCGACGGCCGGCGTCACGTGGTGTACGGCAACGACTGGCGCCGCTTCGGAGTCCACGCCTGGCTCGAACTCATGCAGGAACGGGAGCAGTCCGGCGGCACCGGCCCACCACCGGACTGCATGCAACAGCCCGCGCCGCTGAGCCGGGACACGTTCGACGCCGCCGTACGCGCCGCGCTGCCGAACCTGTGCCGGCCGGACCGGCTCGCCGCGTCACGCCTGGTCGGCACCCATCTGGGCACCGACGCCGCCGCGGTGCGCACGGCGTTGCGCACGGCGGTGGACGAGCTGGCCGGGCTGCCGCGCGGTGATCGGCTCCGCGCGGTGCTGCACCGCACGTACGTCAGTCCCGCTCCCACCCAGGAAGCCGCGGCGGAGGTGCTCGGCCTGCCGTTCAGTACCTACCGGCGGCACCTCGCCAAGGCGGTGGACGAGCTCACCGAACGACTCTGGGCCGGCGAGACCGGACAGGAAACGACCGGCGACTGACCTGGAGAGTGAGCAGCGCTCGGCCACATCCTCGGTCCATGACGACGACAACGATTCTTGGTGCCGGCCTCGCCGGCCTGACCACCGCGATGATGCTCAACCGTGACGGTCACCAGGTGACCGTCCTGGAACGTGACCCGGCCGCGCCCGCCGACCGGCCGTGGGACGACTGGGACCGGCCCGGGGTGAACCAGTTCCGGCTGCCGCACTATCTGCTGCCGCGCTGGTGGGCGGAGTTGCGCGCCGAACTGCCCGACGCCGCGGCCGCCGTGCGCGAAGCCGGCGCCGTCGTGATCAACCCGTTGGCGGCCCTGCCGCCGGAGATCCGCGGCCCGGACCGCGACGACGACGACCGGTTCACCACGGTGACGGCTCGCCGCCCGGTCCTGGAGGCAGCGCTGGCGGCGGCCGCCGCCACTGCCGGGGTCACCATCCGGCGCGGCGTACGAGTCGTCGGCGTACGCACCGACGGCCGCCACCCGGTCCCCCGGGTCACCGGTGTCACCACCACCGGCGGCACGGTCGACTCCGACCTCGTGATCGACTGTGGCGGCCGCCGGTCCGCACTGCCCGCCCGGCTGGCCGCGGCCGGGGCACGGCCGGTCGCCGAGGAACGAGCCGACGCGGGCTTCGTCTACTACGCCCGCCACTTCCGGTCGCCGCACGGCCGGCTCCCCGAGATCACGTCGATGCTGATCCAACCGTACGACTCGCTGTCGGTGCTGACGCTGCCGGCCGACCACGGCACCTGGAGCGTCGTGCTGACCACCAGCGGCAAGGACAAGGTGCTACGGGCACTCCGCGAACCGGCGGTCTGGTCGGCGGCGGTGAGCCGCTATCCGGCGGCCGTACCGTGGCTGGGCGGCGAACCGATCACCGGTGTGGACGTGATGGCCGGGCTGGAGGACAGGCTGCGCCGGTACGTCGTCGACGGCCGCCCGGTAGCCACCGGCGTCGTCGCGGTCGGCGACGCGTGGGCCTGCACCAACCCGTCGCTGGGCCGCGGCGCCTCCTTCGCCATCATCCACGCCCGCGTCCTGCGCGACGTCCTCCGCGAGGTCGGTGCCGCCGACCACGACAAGCTGGTCCACCGGTTCGACGAGGCCACGGCACAGGTCGTCGAACCGCTCTACCGCGCCACCAGCTACGTCGACACGCACCGGCTGGCCGAGATCGACGGTGACGTCGCCGGTGTGCCGTACCGGCCGGACGACCCGCGCTGGCTCGCTTCGAAGGCGCTGTTCGCCGCCGCACTCCGCGACCCCGGAGCGCTGCGCGGCTACCTGTCGATCAGCTCGTTGCTGAACACCCCCGACGAAGTCTTCGCGACGCCGGGCCTGCGCGACCGGGTCCTGGCCCTCGGCCTGCCGGCGCCGCAGTACCCGCTGCCCGGGCCGTCCCGCGCCGAACTTCTGGACGCCGTCACCGCGGGTGCCCGATGAGAGCGTCGCCGAAAGGCTGCGGGTAGCCGGTCTTGTGCCGGCCCCGACCAGATCAAGCGGTGGAAAGCCGGCGGCCCGGGCCGGGCAGCATCGTGGCGCTGCCAGGTCCGGGCCTTCGCTCGTAGCCTGGTGGAGTCTTCGTCCCATCGAACGCGGGCACAGCAGTGGAAAGCGGTAACCCACCCGCGCGGTCAGGGCGCAGAGGATGTCAACGCCAGTCCCCCACCATCGGGCGGTCCGTGGGTGTGCCGTACGCCGCCCTGATGTCGGCGTCTCCGGACTGGTGTGTGTTGCGCAGGTTGAACTCCTTCGTCGACGGCCGCCAGATACCGACCGTGTCCCGGCCGTCGGCGTTCCAGTCGCCGACCACCGGCTTGTCACCGACCGAGCCATACACGAACGTGAAGTCGGATGCCCCGCTGCCGGTCAGTGCGTTACGCAGGTGGAACGACCGGTCGGCCGGCTCGTAGTAGCCCAGGCTGTCGCGGCCGTCGGCGTCCCAGTCACCGGTCAGCAGCGTGCTCGTCGACTTCCCGAACGACTGCGTCACCTCCGCCGAACCGGCCGCGTTGGTGTTGCGCAGCCGGACCAGCTGGTCGCTGGGCCGCCAGGTGCCCACGGTGTCCTTACCGTCGCCGTCCCAGTCACCGGCGATCGGCACGTCCCCGTTCGCCGCGTAGCCGGCGACGAAGACGATCTCCGGCGCCGCGTTCGCGTTCAGAGCGTCACGCAGGTGGAACGTCCGGTCGGCCGGGTCGAACCAGCCCCACCCGTCGACGCCGTCGCCGTCCCAGTCGCCGATGACCGGCGTCTGCGAGCCGTCACCGATCGCGAACGCGGGCACGTCGCTGTTACCCGGCGTGATGCTGGTACGCAGGTACGCCGTGTGGTTCGACGGCCGGAAGACACCGATGGTGTCGGCGTGCGTGACCGGCCCGGTGGCCGGCGCACCCGGTCCGAGCAGGCTGAACGCCACCGCACCGGTCGAGGTGAAGTCGATCGCCGGTTCGTTGCTCATCCACGCCTCCACCCGGTCCATGTAGCGGGCACCGTTGCCGTTGAACGCCGCGAACCGGTCCACCCCGTCGGCGGGGCAGGTGCGGACGTCGTCGCCGGGTTCGAGGTCGTCGAAGGTGTCGGTACCGTTGGGGCCGTTGACCGCCGCGCCGGCCAGGACGGCACCGGTGAGGTTGGCGATCTGGTGGTGCGGGCATTTCGGGTACGTGCTGCCGACCCCCACGATCAGCGAGACACCCCAGGGGTTGCCGCCGAGGATCCAGTTCGCCTGCTGCTGGGCGAAGGTCGCGTACCGGGTGCTGCCGGTGACGTCGCGGTAGCGGGCGGCCTGCGCGATGAGGCCGAACGTGTGCGACGTCGAGTCGTAGTCGTTGTAGACGGCTCCGGCGCGGAACCGGTCGGCGTCGGCTCGGGCCATGCCCGCGTCGAGCTGTTCCTCCAGCGCGGAGACGAGTTCGGCGCGGGTGACGGCGGCGCCCGAGCCGATGACGGTGGCCAGGTCGGCGATCGCCAGGGAGCCGACGTCGTACAGGTTGAGCGTGTCGTGCTCGTCGCCGTCCAGGTACTGCCGCGACCACTGGGCCGCCTGGGTGAGCCAGGTCGCCGCCCGGCTGTCGCCCAGGGCCTTGGCGGCGAGGTGCAGCTCGACGCCACCGAACGCCATGTCGTCGGTCCAGAGGTCCTCGCCGTAGTAGTCGTGCGGGAACGTCGTGACGAGCTCGCCGACCGAGGTGGTCTTCGCGAGACCGTAGATCGCGGCCGCCTTGGCGAGTTCGGACCGTGCCCGGGTGGGATCGCTGGTCGCGTGGACCTGGGCGGCGATCGCGAAGGCGGCCGACACCCGCCCGGCCAGGTTCGGGCTCAGTTTCGAGCCGGGCTCGTTGGCCCGGAACACCGGCCGGTGCCGCACGTAGTACAGGTCGGTGCCGGCCGGGTCGGTGATGGTGTCGTCGGTCTCCGGCAGCCGCCACGTGTCGTGGTCGCCGAAGTAGGTCTCATCGTCGCCGCCACCGATGCCGACCT of the Actinoplanes sichuanensis genome contains:
- a CDS encoding glycoside hydrolase family 9 protein; the protein is MRLKVFAGLSAAALIGSTIVGVSAAPAAVTSFIRVNQVGYPADGPKTAFLLGTAAQAGTAFQVVDGAGTQVLSGTVGTSLGSWNSSYTAVAPIDFSALRTAGRYSIRVSGVTTSPTFSVGTANSLYAPVSATMTRFFQANRDGTNVLPTVMNRKASHLADTSATVYKTPTFNEEGAIVGGLTKAQTATVDVSGGWFDAGDYLKFTHTAAYTLDTLLIAQRSGSPDAARAAEIDFGLDWLDKMWDDQTNVLYAQVGIGGGDDETYFGDHDTWRLPETDDTITDPAGTDLYYVRHRPVFRANEPGSKLSPNLAGRVSAAFAIAAQVHATSDPTRARSELAKAAAIYGLAKTTSVGELVTTFPHDYYGEDLWTDDMAFGGVELHLAAKALGDSRAATWLTQAAQWSRQYLDGDEHDTLNLYDVGSLAIADLATVIGSGAAVTRAELVSALEEQLDAGMARADADRFRAGAVYNDYDSTSHTFGLIAQAARYRDVTGSTRYATFAQQQANWILGGNPWGVSLIVGVGSTYPKCPHHQIANLTGAVLAGAAVNGPNGTDTFDDLEPGDDVRTCPADGVDRFAAFNGNGARYMDRVEAWMSNEPAIDFTSTGAVAFSLLGPGAPATGPVTHADTIGVFRPSNHTAYLRTSITPGNSDVPAFAIGDGSQTPVIGDWDGDGVDGWGWFDPADRTFHLRDALNANAAPEIVFVAGYAANGDVPIAGDWDGDGKDTVGTWRPSDQLVRLRNTNAAGSAEVTQSFGKSTSTLLTGDWDADGRDSLGYYEPADRSFHLRNALTGSGASDFTFVYGSVGDKPVVGDWNADGRDTVGIWRPSTKEFNLRNTHQSGDADIRAAYGTPTDRPMVGDWR
- a CDS encoding FAD-dependent monooxygenase encodes the protein MTTTTILGAGLAGLTTAMMLNRDGHQVTVLERDPAAPADRPWDDWDRPGVNQFRLPHYLLPRWWAELRAELPDAAAAVREAGAVVINPLAALPPEIRGPDRDDDDRFTTVTARRPVLEAALAAAAATAGVTIRRGVRVVGVRTDGRHPVPRVTGVTTTGGTVDSDLVIDCGGRRSALPARLAAAGARPVAEERADAGFVYYARHFRSPHGRLPEITSMLIQPYDSLSVLTLPADHGTWSVVLTTSGKDKVLRALREPAVWSAAVSRYPAAVPWLGGEPITGVDVMAGLEDRLRRYVVDGRPVATGVVAVGDAWACTNPSLGRGASFAIIHARVLRDVLREVGAADHDKLVHRFDEATAQVVEPLYRATSYVDTHRLAEIDGDVAGVPYRPDDPRWLASKALFAAALRDPGALRGYLSISSLLNTPDEVFATPGLRDRVLALGLPAPQYPLPGPSRAELLDAVTAGAR
- the gntF gene encoding guanitoxin biosynthesis pre-guanitoxin forming N-methyltransferase GntF; the encoded protein is MVRSLVPPTDDATRSPMSPPAAWTASLAATAASTYALDVCATAAGAGLVASGSLAELGHRPVLAFLLVTYTVWVFGLHANVKANASLLSATGTSTNVLSKLAYDITRRRWGEGRAARLAAAVGYTGTEVAKEVPYYTAAFGAAAVTDSITTDEALVFLAGANLGAALYEAALARLTRILLRRRCGPASFDTDWVPAEYLTDYYRTVEPDEIATIAFLVDAMRHAERDQPILYFGTGPTLHHVFACAETASEIHLGDYLPENLAEIQRWIDRAPDAHDWRPFVRYTLQCEGNTGPTDDDVTAREDLTRAKITTLVRVDARHPQPVNRNYPTVVSAYCADSATGDRATWELFMRHITGLVQPGGLFLTAALRRCRGYTVGGKTFPGADIDERDLRAALRPDFDLPHEGIEVIHTAQHDSHGYTAILLCRAYRAQPARTRIVG
- a CDS encoding ATP-binding protein; the protein is MANLGDVMDDVRWQGFVGRAAQVAAFDDALAGRSERRVLFVHGPGGVGKTTLLLYLRSRARRAGRRAVYLDGSALDPSPEGFVHAVQSADTGTAPVLLVDGYEHLAPIDGWLRRDLIPTLPADGVVVVAGRDAPAPAWRADLGWRGLVAVHCLGNLDEADSTALLERAGVAAPDREAIMRLGRGHPLALALLADAALTGTVPKTLADAPDLISALIASMVHDAPTDAHLVGLGTCAKVLLTTEDLLRRTVGDDAPRVWEWLRDRPFVTVRPHGLTPHDLTRAVLEAEFERRFPDRYRDLHRIIHDYVVTGLLTSSGTHRQLLAQQLAQLHREGPFSAQFRAVATDGTVALARARPEELPGAAELIGTHVGPRSAELAHGWFTERPAGASVVRVGDGIGGFVYHARCPSGSLTENQDPVIRAILDHVARTAPLRPGEQIDVSRFMFGHDGEQSDAYAVFAGSISSIIEWCGRPLAWAFIVSVEPSFWGPFFDYLAFREILEVTFDGRRHVVYGNDWRRFGVHAWLELMQEREQSGGTGPPPDCMQQPAPLSRDTFDAAVRAALPNLCRPDRLAASRLVGTHLGTDAAAVRTALRTAVDELAGLPRGDRLRAVLHRTYVSPAPTQEAAAEVLGLPFSTYRRHLAKAVDELTERLWAGETGQETTGD